The following coding sequences lie in one Bifidobacterium sp. ESL0690 genomic window:
- a CDS encoding lysophospholipid acyltransferase family protein, with amino-acid sequence MTSKGKPSPRSSVLPLSDAQVELLGKRHHLVDPTQYLPTGPRKVNTAEIEAQNPKGTKRLLDAVSTVLRAHSKVYAWGLEHVPETGPFITAATHVTMYDVFIPMDALFHMGRRPRYMAKAEMAHWPLIGKWFQLVGMQPVPRRSGKAIEIEKESIDILTSGRPLTVWPEGTLSRDPLKWPMSLKDGIGIIALESSRRLGYQIPLYCSVTWGAASINHWWPWPRKNVVMCYDDALDYGDLLKDTDSWGAEPPMELVTELTTRIRERMETIMAEIRGEQPPAEGYWDFRTMSRKPRR; translated from the coding sequence ATGACTTCCAAAGGAAAACCGTCGCCGCGTTCGAGCGTTTTGCCCTTGAGCGATGCGCAAGTGGAGCTGCTGGGCAAGCGTCACCATTTGGTGGATCCGACGCAATACCTCCCGACTGGCCCCCGCAAGGTAAACACCGCCGAAATCGAGGCGCAGAACCCCAAGGGTACGAAACGTTTGCTCGACGCCGTTTCCACGGTGCTTCGTGCGCACAGCAAGGTCTATGCGTGGGGGCTTGAACACGTTCCTGAAACCGGCCCGTTCATCACGGCCGCTACGCACGTGACGATGTATGACGTTTTTATTCCCATGGATGCACTGTTCCACATGGGCCGACGCCCGCGCTATATGGCCAAAGCCGAGATGGCGCACTGGCCTCTCATCGGTAAATGGTTCCAGCTGGTCGGCATGCAGCCGGTGCCGCGCCGCAGCGGCAAGGCCATTGAAATCGAGAAGGAATCCATCGATATCCTCACATCGGGCCGCCCGCTGACCGTCTGGCCGGAAGGCACGCTCTCTCGTGACCCGTTGAAGTGGCCGATGAGTCTCAAAGACGGCATCGGCATCATCGCGCTCGAGTCCTCACGACGGCTCGGCTATCAGATACCGCTTTATTGCTCGGTGACGTGGGGTGCGGCGAGCATCAACCATTGGTGGCCGTGGCCGCGCAAGAACGTGGTGATGTGCTATGACGATGCACTGGATTATGGCGACCTGCTCAAAGACACCGACTCATGGGGCGCCGAGCCGCCGATGGAGCTGGTCACAGAACTCACCACGCGCATCCGCGAACGGATGGAGACCATTATGGCCGAAATCCGTGGAGAGCAACCGCCGGCTGAAGGATATTGGGATTTCCGGACGATGAGCCGCAAGCCGCGCCGTTAA
- a CDS encoding TetR/AcrR family transcriptional regulator, with amino-acid sequence MARNAHPEVTRRRILDAAQKLFAAKGYENTSVQDILDKLGDLSKGAIYHHFKSKLDILDAISDEDNKKSYAQYDALLERKDLNGLQKIRELFLATMTDQEHVERLKGTLPTADDPQNLSESVGAWTHTLPVGMRKLIDCGIKDGSIITDYPQEAAELLTLLMNIWFMPNFYPGTRSVLRHRAQCLATICVSIGVPAITHDMVDQLADFYSQIQIPAPVDDSKNGETKPQKADRKKAQK; translated from the coding sequence ATGGCACGCAACGCACACCCTGAAGTGACCAGACGCCGTATACTCGACGCCGCACAGAAGCTGTTCGCCGCCAAAGGCTACGAAAACACGTCAGTGCAGGACATTCTTGACAAACTAGGAGATCTCTCCAAAGGCGCGATATATCACCATTTCAAGTCCAAACTGGACATTCTCGATGCCATCAGCGACGAAGACAACAAGAAATCCTATGCCCAATACGACGCGCTTCTGGAGCGCAAAGACCTGAACGGCCTGCAGAAAATCCGCGAGCTTTTCTTGGCTACCATGACCGACCAGGAACATGTCGAAAGGCTCAAGGGCACGCTCCCCACAGCCGACGACCCGCAGAATCTCAGCGAAAGTGTCGGCGCATGGACGCACACGTTGCCGGTCGGCATGCGCAAACTCATCGATTGTGGCATCAAGGATGGTTCCATCATCACAGACTATCCGCAGGAGGCCGCCGAACTGCTCACGCTGCTGATGAATATATGGTTCATGCCGAATTTCTACCCCGGTACCCGGAGCGTTTTGCGGCACCGCGCACAATGCCTGGCCACCATCTGCGTCTCCATCGGCGTGCCCGCGATTACACACGACATGGTCGACCAGCTGGCCGATTTCTACTCGCAGATTCAGATTCCTGCTCCCGTAGACGATTCCAAAAACGGAGAAACGAAACCTCAAAAGGCTGACCGTAAGAAAGCCCAAAAATAA
- a CDS encoding MFS transporter gives MNKQIYKPTVSPLRSGNFILLIAGQGLSLFGNTMLRFAMSMWVLDKTGSATVFATLLSVSIVPTILLMPFGGVVADRVNRRTMMVALDAVSGSVVLVATLAFGVMETHTIVSIAMLLITLSALDALESPTVSAAIPQMLGRKDTVLLRRAQAISSQVNSIMQIIPTFAGGALYALIGIRTMMATTTVCFFVTAGLECFIKLDTVHHHEATNGNKNEPPSDKQTNPGCASATVIFSDTAGMNDSELSKFQNTKPTVHHHIFKVFLADIRDAVAFLRANPTLLELVAVTAALNFFLNGVSSVGSPYIIRTALHFGADIYGYCDGIMSIVSLLDTLLTTALAAKLFMRHMPATIYAAALCFAPIAVVFALPMGRWTKLVTFIVAFCLVTLSIDFTNIIATPTFMTLIPDELMGKIGAFISAASLCAAPLGQMTYGLLFDRLAVAPIMVGTGVCLAIGAFMLTPMCKRFGREEAARQ, from the coding sequence ATGAACAAACAGATTTACAAACCGACTGTTTCACCGCTACGTTCCGGCAACTTTATCCTGCTCATTGCCGGACAAGGACTTTCGCTCTTCGGCAACACCATGCTGCGCTTCGCCATGTCGATGTGGGTGCTTGACAAAACCGGTTCGGCCACCGTTTTTGCGACGCTGCTCTCCGTCTCCATTGTCCCGACCATTCTGCTCATGCCATTCGGCGGAGTTGTCGCCGATCGCGTCAACCGACGGACCATGATGGTCGCGCTCGATGCCGTCAGTGGAAGCGTCGTATTGGTTGCAACTCTCGCGTTCGGTGTTATGGAAACCCATACCATCGTCTCAATCGCGATGCTGCTCATTACTCTCTCAGCGCTTGACGCACTCGAATCCCCTACCGTCAGCGCCGCCATCCCCCAGATGCTCGGCCGAAAAGACACCGTATTATTGCGGCGCGCCCAAGCGATTTCCAGCCAGGTCAACTCCATCATGCAAATCATCCCAACCTTCGCCGGCGGTGCGCTATACGCTTTGATCGGCATCCGCACCATGATGGCCACCACCACTGTCTGTTTCTTCGTCACCGCCGGATTGGAATGCTTCATCAAACTCGATACAGTGCATCACCATGAAGCTACAAATGGGAATAAGAACGAACCGCCATCAGACAAACAAACCAACCCAGGTTGCGCATCTGCAACGGTGATATTCTCTGATACAGCAGGAATGAACGATTCAGAATTATCAAAATTCCAAAATACCAAGCCAACTGTTCACCACCATATCTTCAAGGTTTTTCTGGCTGACATTCGCGATGCCGTCGCGTTTCTCAGAGCCAACCCGACGCTGCTCGAACTCGTTGCTGTCACCGCCGCCCTCAACTTCTTTCTTAACGGGGTCTCATCCGTCGGTTCACCTTATATCATTCGCACAGCGCTGCATTTCGGAGCCGACATCTACGGCTATTGCGACGGAATCATGAGTATCGTCTCGCTGCTTGACACCTTGCTGACCACCGCGCTGGCCGCGAAACTGTTCATGCGTCACATGCCGGCAACCATTTACGCCGCCGCCCTCTGTTTCGCGCCGATTGCTGTAGTTTTTGCGCTACCCATGGGGAGGTGGACGAAATTGGTCACGTTCATTGTCGCGTTTTGCTTGGTCACACTTTCCATCGACTTCACCAACATCATCGCCACCCCGACTTTTATGACGCTGATTCCCGACGAGCTGATGGGCAAAATCGGCGCATTCATTTCAGCCGCCAGCCTTTGCGCCGCACCGCTGGGACAGATGACCTACGGCCTGCTGTTCGATCGGCTCGCGGTTGCGCCGATTATGGTCGGCACCGGCGTTTGCTTGGCAATTGGCGCATTCATGCTCACGCCGATGTGCAAAAGATTTGGGCGTGAAGAAGCAGCGAGGCAGTAA
- a CDS encoding phosphatase PAP2 family protein — MAFGSESATFDDDDNALPSGVFTAGTSTGKSGIKSADEASNETASEAVDDIEKGLAQIDPLTIRPRVSSCVLAVVLALLCFASAAAIYWFGVHTMEGQSFDEIVWQNFNMSAPSWIIAVAHVLNRGVVIVVTSLTIAVIAFIIAVVRKRWWLVGQMAVFGGVAYAAAWLKRLLPRPMIIRVLSTHENSAPSGHTLLAVGSVLVLLIAVPRVWRALVAVLGGTYSILVAASVIVGRWHRPSDVLMSLFIGGGLAMLTLAFTRKSGMDSPGSRMSSASIQIVGSIMITFGMVSCVYAGYMLWQIYPGLDIMAIWAKNGACALTMAAIIGVGCLMSGLTLALRQLTASPLTRLGLVGAPPAPPQE; from the coding sequence GTGGCTTTCGGCAGTGAAAGCGCCACGTTTGACGATGACGACAATGCCTTGCCAAGCGGCGTTTTCACGGCAGGTACGAGTACAGGCAAGTCCGGCATCAAATCTGCCGACGAAGCCTCAAACGAGACCGCTTCCGAGGCCGTTGACGACATCGAAAAAGGACTCGCTCAAATCGATCCGCTGACCATCCGTCCGCGTGTGTCCAGCTGCGTTCTCGCCGTCGTCCTCGCGCTGCTCTGTTTTGCCTCGGCCGCCGCGATTTATTGGTTCGGCGTGCACACCATGGAGGGGCAGAGCTTCGACGAAATTGTATGGCAAAATTTTAACATGAGTGCCCCAAGTTGGATCATCGCGGTTGCGCATGTGCTTAATCGTGGCGTGGTGATAGTGGTGACCAGCCTGACGATCGCAGTGATTGCTTTCATCATCGCGGTGGTCCGCAAACGCTGGTGGCTGGTTGGCCAGATGGCCGTGTTCGGTGGCGTTGCTTACGCTGCAGCGTGGCTCAAACGGCTTTTGCCGCGGCCAATGATTATCCGTGTCCTTTCCACGCACGAAAACAGCGCGCCTTCCGGGCACACCTTGCTTGCGGTGGGGTCGGTGCTGGTGCTGCTTATTGCCGTTCCGCGCGTCTGGCGTGCGCTGGTCGCAGTGCTTGGAGGAACGTATAGCATCCTTGTTGCTGCGTCTGTGATTGTCGGTCGCTGGCACCGCCCGTCCGACGTGCTGATGTCGCTGTTCATCGGTGGCGGGCTGGCGATGCTTACGCTCGCGTTCACGCGCAAGTCCGGTATGGACAGCCCCGGAAGTCGCATGTCGTCGGCCAGCATACAGATTGTCGGCAGCATCATGATCACGTTCGGCATGGTCTCCTGCGTCTACGCTGGCTACATGCTTTGGCAGATTTATCCCGGGCTTGACATCATGGCTATTTGGGCCAAGAATGGCGCGTGCGCGTTGACCATGGCCGCCATCATCGGCGTCGGCTGCCTCATGTCCGGTCTCACGCTCGCCCTGCGCCAGTTGACCGCATCCCCGCTGACACGTCTGGGCTTGGTTGGGGCTCCTCCGGCCCCGCCGCAAGAGTAA